The Allorhodopirellula heiligendammensis genome includes a window with the following:
- a CDS encoding valine--tRNA ligase, with protein MIPIRFDHAEAAAGILQQWEAAGCSRADASSDKPPFSIVIPPPNVTGALHLGHGLNNTLQDIVVRRKRMQGFETLWMPGTDHAGIATQAVVEKRLKEIENQTRHDLGREMLVERIWQWKDQYETRILDQLKRMGCSCDWERLRFTLDPVCAAAVRATFFDLFEKQRIYRGKRLVNWDTFLQTAVSDDEVFNETKKGHFYHLRYPVIDPQPGEPESLEIATTRPETMLGDTAVAVHPNPAAAFDQVAAGLQEKLAEATAKEKPAIEKQIVALEKRRTQMLPQLIQLRDMASAGRTLRLPLLDREIPIVADEWAKPELGTGCVKITPAHDPNDYEVGLRGGLPMINVLNPDGTINAEGGKYQGLTIPAARKAVVADLDELGLLGKVEDREIELPISDRSKTPIEPYLADQWFVAMNELAQSAMDAVSDDRVQIFPERYRRGYLDWLSEKRDWPVSRQLWWGHRIPIWSTGGLSQHEANELSDQLEKLAQQHLDQISHRIDADSEDTVAVFVCVRDEDVTVESDVQALGLVQDPDVLDTWFSSALWPHSTLGWPAETAELAKFYPTSTLITSRDIITLWVARMVLMGLNNTGQVPFSEVFIHPKILDSFGKTMSKTAGNGIDPNDVTDKFGPDALRFGLARIAGDTQDVRMPVQYECPACEKLIDQTRKTQKLPRLDCPACGKPFSTQWAESDEDKALPKGAVVSERFETARNFVNKLWNASRFTLMNLEGFQPQSVDITSLPIEDRWLLSRLASVTQQVSEGIDRYQYSEVARILYDFAWDEFCSFYVEIAKPRLSDPEQQTVTQNVIAHGLDQLLRLLHPIMPFVTESVWGYLGELAPRRGVPEPVEVGRFVMTSEWPTSHTDHHDVQIERQFSEFQKIVAAIRQIRASQNIKPSETVPVAIRCDDSSRELLEPMKAYFAGLASADVVAIGSDVKPFETDAHLGLPEVDVDVHVDLEKFIDVDAELGRLEKLLGQITGQISGKENKLNNESFVSRAPAAIVEKERESLTGLREQYASVQGDITRLKAKKG; from the coding sequence ATGATTCCAATTCGATTCGATCACGCTGAGGCCGCCGCTGGAATCCTGCAGCAGTGGGAGGCGGCTGGATGTTCTCGCGCCGACGCCAGCAGCGACAAACCGCCGTTCTCCATCGTAATTCCCCCGCCGAACGTGACTGGCGCATTGCACCTCGGCCACGGACTCAACAACACACTACAGGACATCGTCGTGCGGCGCAAACGCATGCAGGGATTCGAGACCCTGTGGATGCCCGGGACGGACCACGCGGGGATCGCGACGCAAGCGGTTGTAGAGAAACGCCTCAAGGAGATCGAGAATCAGACGAGGCACGACCTCGGTCGCGAAATGCTGGTGGAGCGGATTTGGCAGTGGAAGGACCAGTACGAAACCCGCATTCTCGATCAGCTCAAACGGATGGGTTGTAGCTGCGATTGGGAACGTCTGCGATTCACTCTCGATCCGGTCTGCGCCGCTGCGGTGCGGGCAACCTTCTTTGATCTGTTTGAGAAACAGCGGATCTATCGCGGTAAGCGACTGGTCAATTGGGATACGTTTTTACAGACGGCGGTCTCCGATGATGAGGTTTTTAACGAGACCAAGAAAGGGCACTTCTATCATCTGCGGTATCCGGTGATCGACCCCCAGCCGGGTGAGCCAGAATCGCTGGAAATTGCCACGACCCGGCCCGAGACGATGCTGGGTGACACTGCGGTGGCGGTTCATCCCAACCCAGCGGCAGCATTCGATCAAGTTGCTGCAGGGCTGCAAGAGAAACTGGCTGAGGCGACCGCGAAGGAAAAACCTGCGATCGAGAAACAAATCGTTGCGTTGGAGAAACGCCGCACCCAGATGTTGCCGCAGCTTATCCAGCTGCGTGACATGGCGTCCGCTGGGCGGACGCTCCGTTTGCCATTGCTCGATCGGGAGATTCCCATCGTGGCCGACGAGTGGGCCAAGCCCGAGTTGGGGACGGGTTGCGTGAAGATCACGCCAGCGCACGATCCGAACGACTACGAGGTGGGGCTGCGTGGCGGGCTGCCCATGATCAATGTGCTCAACCCTGACGGTACGATCAATGCCGAAGGCGGCAAGTACCAAGGACTGACCATTCCAGCGGCACGGAAGGCGGTCGTGGCAGACCTCGATGAACTCGGTTTGCTCGGCAAGGTCGAAGATCGCGAGATTGAATTGCCGATCAGCGACCGCAGCAAAACGCCGATCGAACCGTACCTGGCCGATCAGTGGTTTGTCGCCATGAACGAACTTGCGCAGTCAGCGATGGATGCGGTGTCCGACGATCGTGTGCAAATTTTTCCGGAGCGGTACCGTCGCGGCTATCTCGATTGGCTCAGTGAAAAACGCGACTGGCCGGTCAGTCGCCAGCTTTGGTGGGGGCACCGAATTCCGATCTGGTCGACCGGCGGACTGTCGCAGCATGAGGCGAACGAACTCAGCGATCAGCTCGAAAAACTCGCTCAGCAACATCTCGATCAGATCAGTCACCGGATCGACGCCGATAGTGAGGACACCGTGGCGGTGTTCGTCTGTGTGCGTGATGAAGATGTGACAGTCGAGTCCGACGTGCAAGCGTTGGGCCTCGTGCAAGATCCCGACGTGCTCGACACGTGGTTTTCGTCCGCACTCTGGCCCCACAGCACGTTGGGCTGGCCCGCTGAGACCGCCGAGCTCGCCAAGTTTTACCCTACGTCGACCCTGATTACCTCTCGTGACATCATCACGCTGTGGGTGGCACGGATGGTATTGATGGGGTTGAACAACACGGGCCAGGTGCCGTTTAGCGAGGTCTTCATCCATCCCAAAATTCTCGATAGTTTTGGGAAGACCATGTCCAAAACGGCGGGCAACGGCATCGATCCCAACGATGTGACCGACAAGTTCGGCCCGGACGCGTTGCGGTTCGGCTTGGCCAGAATCGCCGGCGATACCCAAGACGTGCGGATGCCCGTGCAGTACGAGTGTCCTGCCTGTGAGAAACTGATCGATCAAACTCGCAAGACACAGAAACTCCCGCGACTCGACTGCCCGGCCTGTGGCAAACCATTCTCCACCCAGTGGGCCGAATCCGACGAGGACAAGGCGTTGCCCAAGGGCGCCGTGGTCAGCGAGCGTTTTGAGACCGCCCGGAACTTCGTCAATAAACTCTGGAATGCGTCCCGCTTCACGCTAATGAATCTGGAAGGCTTCCAGCCTCAAAGTGTCGACATCACGTCACTGCCGATCGAGGACCGCTGGCTACTCAGCCGCTTGGCCAGTGTGACACAGCAAGTCAGCGAAGGCATCGATCGCTATCAGTACAGCGAAGTCGCTCGCATTCTCTACGACTTTGCCTGGGACGAGTTCTGCAGTTTCTACGTTGAGATTGCCAAGCCGCGATTGAGCGATCCTGAGCAGCAGACCGTGACTCAGAACGTGATCGCACATGGACTCGATCAGCTGCTGCGGTTGCTCCATCCGATCATGCCGTTCGTGACGGAATCGGTGTGGGGATACCTCGGCGAACTCGCCCCGCGGCGTGGGGTCCCCGAGCCTGTCGAAGTGGGTCGGTTTGTGATGACGAGCGAGTGGCCGACCTCGCACACCGACCACCACGACGTGCAGATCGAACGACAGTTCAGTGAGTTTCAAAAAATCGTCGCTGCGATTCGTCAAATCCGCGCGTCACAGAACATCAAACCAAGTGAAACGGTCCCTGTTGCGATCCGCTGCGACGACTCATCGCGTGAATTGCTCGAGCCCATGAAAGCGTATTTTGCTGGTTTGGCATCGGCTGACGTGGTTGCGATCGGCAGCGATGTCAAGCCGTTCGAAACCGATGCTCACCTGGGGCTGCCCGAGGTCGACGTTGATGTGCATGTGGATTTGGAAAAATTCATTGACGTTGACGCGGAACTCGGCCGCTTGGAGAAACTGCTCGGCCAGATCACCGGCCAGATTTCCGGGAAAGAGAATAAGCTCAACAACGAGAGTTTCGTCAGCCGAGCCCCGGCCGCGATTGTGGAAAAAGAACGCGAGTCGTTAACTGGCCTGCGTGAGCAATATGCCAGTGTCCAAGGCGACATCACTCGACTGAAGGCCAAGAAGGGCTAG
- the cimA gene encoding citramalate synthase: MTSLPTNNSPSPAAAASSRTPIAIYDTTLRDGSQGEGVSFSLQDKLNIAQRLAEIGIDFVEGGYPLSNEKDVAFFEQARHLDLGKTQLCAFGMTRRRRMKAADDPGMRALVAAETPCCTMVGKTWDYHATEVLGATLDENLAMIGESVEYLAAHRDVLYDAEHFFDGYKANPQYALETLRAAASAGAHWLVMCDTNGGTLPEEITAISQAAREALADYDVQFGIHCHNDCELAVANSLAAVDAGALQVQGTINGIGERCGNVDLIAIIANLGLKKSGYEVLGGRALTSLTELSRFVYETANLQWRGGQPFVGQSAFAHKGGMHVHAINKAAKTYEHIDPELVGNERRILVSELSGRSNIEAVAGKHNLGDDKELMNQILAEVVRLENQGYQFESATASFDLLIKRVSGKFHPHFETIKYRVVAGDRDVGHHVAFAEAVIKLKVGDTLWFDAAEGHGPVNALDAGLRKALTGAYPQLSEISLIDYKVRVVDSASGTAASIRVNIESTDGKETWGTIGVSDNIIEASWQALVDSVEYKLHKD, encoded by the coding sequence ATGACTTCTTTGCCTACAAACAACTCGCCGTCGCCTGCTGCCGCTGCGTCCAGTCGCACCCCCATTGCCATTTATGACACGACACTCCGCGACGGATCGCAGGGAGAGGGAGTGAGTTTTTCCCTGCAGGATAAGCTCAACATTGCCCAGCGGCTCGCTGAAATTGGGATTGATTTTGTCGAGGGGGGCTACCCGCTGTCGAATGAGAAAGACGTCGCATTTTTTGAGCAGGCGAGGCATCTCGATCTCGGTAAAACGCAGCTATGTGCCTTTGGGATGACGAGACGGCGGAGAATGAAAGCTGCTGACGATCCGGGGATGCGGGCCCTCGTCGCCGCCGAAACCCCCTGCTGCACGATGGTAGGCAAAACCTGGGATTATCACGCCACGGAAGTGCTTGGGGCGACACTCGACGAGAATCTCGCCATGATTGGCGAGAGTGTCGAGTATTTGGCCGCCCACCGTGACGTCTTATACGACGCTGAACATTTCTTTGACGGATACAAAGCCAATCCGCAATATGCCCTTGAGACGCTCCGCGCCGCCGCCTCGGCGGGGGCGCACTGGTTGGTGATGTGCGACACCAACGGGGGGACCTTACCGGAAGAGATCACGGCAATTTCCCAGGCAGCTCGCGAAGCCCTCGCGGACTACGACGTCCAGTTTGGAATTCACTGCCACAACGATTGCGAACTCGCGGTGGCCAACTCGCTCGCGGCCGTCGACGCGGGGGCCCTGCAGGTCCAAGGCACGATCAATGGCATTGGCGAACGCTGCGGCAACGTTGACCTCATCGCGATCATTGCCAATTTGGGATTGAAGAAGTCAGGATATGAAGTTCTAGGCGGCCGAGCGTTGACCTCGCTGACAGAATTAAGTCGGTTTGTGTACGAAACCGCGAACCTGCAGTGGCGTGGCGGCCAGCCGTTCGTGGGCCAGAGTGCGTTCGCCCATAAAGGCGGCATGCATGTCCACGCGATCAACAAGGCCGCCAAGACCTATGAACACATCGATCCGGAACTCGTCGGCAATGAACGACGAATTCTCGTCAGTGAACTGTCCGGCCGCAGCAATATCGAAGCCGTTGCGGGCAAACACAATCTCGGCGACGACAAAGAGCTGATGAACCAGATCCTGGCGGAAGTCGTGCGGCTAGAGAACCAAGGTTATCAATTTGAGTCGGCCACCGCGTCATTCGATTTGCTAATCAAGCGGGTCAGCGGTAAGTTCCATCCGCATTTTGAAACAATAAAATACCGCGTCGTGGCGGGTGATCGTGATGTGGGGCATCATGTGGCGTTTGCCGAAGCGGTTATCAAGCTGAAGGTGGGCGACACGCTGTGGTTCGATGCTGCCGAGGGCCATGGCCCCGTCAATGCACTCGATGCGGGATTGCGCAAGGCGCTCACGGGTGCCTATCCACAACTGAGTGAGATCAGTCTGATTGACTACAAAGTCCGCGTGGTGGATTCGGCTTCTGGCACCGCCGCTTCGATTCGTGTGAACATTGAGAGCACCGATGGCAAGGAAACATGGGGCACCATCGGCGTCAGTGATAATATCATCGAAGCCAGCTGGCAGGCCCTCGTCGACAGCGTCGAATACAAACTGCATAAAGATTAG
- a CDS encoding SGNH/GDSL hydrolase family protein: MSSQPPSRTRRWLLLLGVIIVASVPAYIEFFLRRPVGEGPAGPMIPATDFDRIWTERPVVLLGLGDSVTRGLGAQSQSHTYFARLQHNPVDEFADMQGKCLSVVLPNLTAENFAVSGSTSIDHLQTLQTQVPTYPDDVFGLVVMTTGGNDLIHSYGRRPPAEGAMYGATIEQAGPWIENFRARLRTIFDEIQSRFPGGCVIYVGDIYDPTDGVGDAPSIFLPDWPDGLAIHAKYNAVIREVAAHRDHVHVVDLYETFLGHGSHCRQFWRAHYDAADPHYWFYDNIEDPNDRGHDAIRRVFLKRILKTWERPPDALNPTLRDDRKPHEQ, from the coding sequence ATGAGCTCCCAACCGCCTTCTCGAACTCGGCGCTGGTTGTTGCTGCTCGGTGTGATCATCGTCGCCTCAGTCCCAGCGTACATCGAGTTCTTTTTACGCCGTCCGGTGGGTGAGGGTCCTGCCGGGCCGATGATCCCCGCAACCGATTTTGATCGCATTTGGACCGAGCGTCCAGTCGTGCTGTTGGGACTGGGCGACAGTGTCACACGAGGCTTGGGAGCCCAATCACAGAGCCACACCTATTTCGCGAGATTGCAACACAATCCCGTTGACGAATTTGCCGACATGCAAGGTAAGTGCTTGTCAGTGGTGCTGCCCAACCTAACGGCAGAAAACTTTGCAGTTTCCGGGTCGACTTCAATCGACCATCTGCAAACACTCCAAACTCAAGTCCCTACGTATCCCGACGACGTGTTTGGCCTGGTCGTCATGACCACGGGCGGCAACGACTTGATCCACTCCTATGGTCGCCGCCCACCTGCTGAAGGTGCCATGTACGGTGCCACGATCGAACAAGCAGGACCTTGGATAGAGAACTTCCGCGCGCGTCTACGGACAATTTTCGACGAGATACAGTCACGGTTTCCCGGCGGGTGCGTGATCTATGTGGGTGACATCTACGACCCGACCGATGGAGTCGGAGATGCGCCGAGCATCTTCCTACCCGACTGGCCCGATGGTCTGGCGATCCATGCGAAATACAATGCTGTGATTCGAGAGGTGGCCGCGCACCGTGATCATGTGCATGTCGTCGATCTCTATGAAACGTTCTTGGGTCACGGTTCACATTGCCGCCAATTCTGGCGAGCTCACTACGATGCTGCCGATCCGCACTATTGGTTCTACGATAATATCGAAGACCCGAATGATCGCGGCCACGACGCGATCCGCCGCGTGTTCCTGAAAAGGATCTTGAAAACCTGGGAACGACCGCCCGATGCTCTTAATCCGACACTTCGGGACGATCGAAAGCCTCACGAACAATGA
- the fliJ gene encoding flagellar export protein FliJ, with protein sequence MTSFHFRFESLLVLQRQQRNELIRELTETHTAINDTQEKIDHLQQQRDELRSAAAGRFATDVHISVDRLRHEARYDRQLADDQDTLGSTRKQLEAELEQRRERLIEAEAEVKRLERLREKQSVAYNQLQLQREQATADERTIARMIHSRR encoded by the coding sequence GTGACGTCCTTTCACTTTCGTTTTGAATCGCTACTCGTCCTCCAGCGTCAGCAGCGCAACGAGCTGATCCGCGAACTCACCGAAACTCACACCGCGATCAACGATACTCAGGAAAAGATCGATCACTTGCAACAACAGCGAGATGAACTCCGATCTGCCGCAGCTGGTCGGTTCGCGACCGATGTTCATATTTCTGTCGACCGCCTACGCCACGAGGCCCGCTACGATCGGCAACTTGCCGATGATCAAGACACGCTTGGATCGACTCGAAAACAACTCGAAGCTGAACTCGAACAACGACGGGAACGCCTGATTGAAGCCGAAGCGGAAGTCAAACGGCTCGAACGACTGCGTGAAAAACAGTCTGTGGCTTACAATCAACTGCAGCTACAGCGTGAGCAGGCCACCGCCGATGAGCGGACGATTGCGAGGATGATCCATTCGCGGCGCTGA
- a CDS encoding trypsin-like peptidase domain-containing protein has product MRSVRAIVLCGVAALGTVTWAGSTHGVAAADLQSESASSRRHSNRETPTVTAIRRASPSVVNLHGHKTVHQTVSSIGGVTPDVARQVNGMGTGVVIDPRGYVVTNFHVVEDVFEINVTLQDGSTTTADLIVSDPASDLALVKLRGQGPFQTIPRGHSSDLMVGEPVIAIGNAFGYVHTSTVGIISALHRDIPVNETQSYRDLIQTSAGINPGNSGGPLLNIDGEIIGVNVAVRVGAQQIAFAIPIDQVLDTVTEMINRHNDRRFVIGLHGTLEQNGGIRIVELSKGGAAQRGGLQPGDRIVKIDEDTIDTDLQYALAVLDAAPGEKLRMEFQRGDETYETFVATLPATSASGDPLADLAWQVIGVSVRPAGDAFTRRMNMQLQTNYRGGLMITDVRTGSAADQQGLRSGDVLLGIHSWQTSSLGDLAEILQQPEIRQGPNAKFYIVRRDQTLYGHMQLAAQPPATRR; this is encoded by the coding sequence ATGCGGTCTGTGCGTGCGATCGTCCTGTGCGGTGTCGCTGCCTTGGGTACGGTCACCTGGGCGGGGAGTACCCACGGCGTCGCAGCAGCGGATTTGCAATCCGAGTCCGCGTCGAGCCGCCGTCACTCCAACCGTGAGACTCCGACGGTCACGGCCATTCGCCGAGCATCTCCGTCTGTCGTAAACCTTCACGGCCACAAAACTGTTCATCAAACGGTGTCCTCGATCGGTGGCGTCACCCCGGATGTGGCCCGCCAGGTCAACGGGATGGGAACGGGCGTGGTGATCGACCCGCGTGGCTATGTGGTGACAAACTTCCACGTCGTCGAAGATGTCTTCGAGATTAATGTGACTCTACAGGATGGTTCAACGACCACCGCCGACCTGATCGTCTCGGATCCCGCTAGTGACTTGGCCCTGGTAAAGTTGCGCGGGCAAGGACCTTTCCAAACAATCCCACGCGGGCATAGTAGCGATCTGATGGTCGGGGAACCTGTGATCGCGATCGGAAATGCGTTCGGATATGTGCACACCAGCACGGTGGGCATCATCAGTGCGTTGCACCGCGATATCCCGGTCAACGAGACTCAAAGCTATCGCGACTTGATCCAAACCAGTGCCGGGATCAACCCGGGAAACTCAGGTGGCCCGTTGCTGAATATCGATGGCGAGATCATTGGCGTGAACGTTGCCGTGCGGGTTGGTGCTCAGCAAATCGCCTTTGCCATCCCAATCGACCAAGTACTCGACACCGTCACCGAGATGATCAATCGTCATAACGACCGACGCTTTGTCATCGGACTGCACGGTACGCTCGAACAGAATGGGGGAATTCGGATTGTGGAGTTGAGCAAGGGTGGAGCGGCCCAGCGTGGCGGTCTCCAACCGGGCGATCGCATCGTCAAGATCGACGAGGACACCATTGACACCGACCTGCAGTACGCCCTCGCGGTGCTCGACGCGGCTCCTGGCGAAAAGCTCCGCATGGAATTTCAGCGTGGCGATGAGACATACGAAACCTTCGTGGCCACCTTGCCAGCGACCTCAGCCTCAGGCGATCCGCTCGCGGACCTCGCATGGCAAGTCATCGGCGTCTCGGTTCGTCCCGCTGGCGACGCCTTCACACGGCGAATGAACATGCAACTGCAAACCAACTACCGCGGGGGGCTGATGATTACGGATGTCCGCACTGGATCGGCCGCCGATCAACAGGGACTTCGTAGCGGCGACGTGCTGCTGGGAATTCACTCCTGGCAAACGTCCAGTCTCGGCGATCTCGCCGAGATCCTCCAGCAACCGGAAATCCGCCAAGGCCCGAACGCGAAGTTCTATATCGTTCGCCGAGATCAAACACTCTACGGGCACATGCAATTGGCGGCTCAACCGCCCGCAACGCGCCGCTAG
- a CDS encoding dockerin type I domain-containing protein yields MDLTDNPKPIVDNLIEFLGIEPTDWDDFGNVTGNDWGEITQQLSPDPDKVLISGVLQSNGPAGRQSTSTTYSNNNPVSSLMPESTTASWTWDDTFDVMTSSTDATGNNYLQQVDAAGRVTQMQWKQNASLGQNPTRPLDVNDDSYVAAIDALQIINYLNTNGETRAPVGGKRPNGSESGQMGQKRPNGSGLFVSACGHDTMWYRQNRSNSCPDHLARMKLTDSTTH; encoded by the coding sequence GTGGACCTGACGGATAATCCCAAGCCCATTGTGGACAACCTGATCGAATTTCTTGGCATCGAACCAACCGACTGGGACGACTTTGGCAATGTCACCGGAAATGATTGGGGTGAAATCACCCAGCAACTTTCGCCTGATCCCGACAAGGTCTTGATCAGCGGCGTTTTACAAAGCAACGGACCGGCGGGGCGACAATCTACCTCGACCACCTATAGCAATAACAATCCTGTCAGTTCGTTGATGCCGGAAAGCACGACGGCATCATGGACCTGGGATGACACGTTCGACGTGATGACCTCGTCGACCGATGCAACCGGAAACAATTATCTCCAACAGGTGGATGCTGCGGGCCGGGTCACCCAGATGCAGTGGAAGCAAAATGCTTCCTTGGGACAAAACCCGACCCGTCCCCTGGATGTCAACGACGACTCCTACGTAGCAGCAATCGACGCCCTTCAGATTATCAACTACCTCAATACGAATGGCGAGACGCGCGCGCCTGTTGGCGGAAAGCGGCCAAATGGGTCAGAAAGCGGCCAAATGGGTCAAAAGCGGCCAAATGGGTCAGGCCTCTTTGTTTCAGCGTGCGGGCATGATACGATGTGGTACCGTCAAAACCGGAGTAATTCATGCCCAGACCACCTCGCGCGGATGAAGCTAACGGACTCTACCACGCACTGA